A region from the Peromyscus maniculatus bairdii isolate BWxNUB_F1_BW_parent chromosome 5, HU_Pman_BW_mat_3.1, whole genome shotgun sequence genome encodes:
- the Cdh5 gene encoding cadherin-5 isoform X2 — protein MRRLTELAAALGTLLGLLAVAATADFNLPQLDTPGKLPAHRRQKRAWIWNQMHIDEEKNSSLPHYVGKIKSSVNRNNAKYVLRGESAGTIFRVRADSGDVYAFERLDREKKTEYFLTALIVDKETNVDLEQPSNFTIKVHDVNDNWPVFTRQVFNASVPEMSAMGTSIIRVTAVDADDPTVAGHATVMYQILKGSEHFTIDNSGLILTKDKNLDRETKAEYKIVVEARDAQGLRGESGTATVLITLEDINDNFPIFTQSTYTFTVPEDIRVGNPLGFLSVMDPDEPQNRMTKYSIMQGEYRDTFTIETDPNRNEGIIKPTKPLDYELIQQYTFYIEATDPTVRLGYLSSPAGKNKAKITINVMDVDEPPVFQRRFYHFQLPENQKKPRIGTVVAKDPDKAQRNIGYSIRKTSDRGQFFRITKHGDIYNEKELDRETHPWYNLTVEANELDSRGNPVGKESIVQVHIEVLDENDNPPEFAQPYEPKVCENAAQGQLVIQISATDKDVTPPNTKFKFALKTEDSNFTLINNHDNTANITVKYGQFDREHAKFHYLPVLISDNGVPSLTGTSTLTVAVCKCNEQGEFTFCEEMAAQAGVSIQALVAIFLCILTITVITLLIILRRRLRKQAHAHSKSALEIHEQLVTYDEEGGGEMDTTSYDVSVLNSVRGGGTTKPLRSTMDARPAVYSAVQKPPRLGPGSLGGPREMATMIEVKKDEADNDGGGPPYDTLHIYGYEGSESIAESLSSLTTNSSDSDVDYDFLNDWGPRFKMLAELYGSDPRDELMII, from the exons ATCAAGTCCAGCGTGAACCGTAACAATGCCAAGTATGTGCTCCGAGGAGAGTCCGCTGGCACAATCTTCCGGGTCAGAGCTGACTCAGGAGATGTGTATGCCTTTGAGAGATTAGACCGGGAAAAGAAAACTGAGTACTTCCTTACTGCCCTCATTGTGGACAAGGAGACCAACGTAGACCTGGAACAGCCTTCCAACTTCACCATCAAGGTTCATGATGTAAATGACAACTGGCCTGTGTTTACACGCCAGGTGTTCAACGCATCTGTGCCAGAGATGTCAGCGATGG GGACATCTATCATCCGTGTGACAGCAGTGGATGCAGATGACCCCACTGTGGCTGGCCACGCCACTGTCATGTACCAAATCCTAAAAGGAAGCGAGCACTTCACCATTGATAATTCTG GACTCATTTTGACAAAGGACAAAAACTTGGACAGAGAGACAAAGGCTGAGTATAAGATTGTGGTGGAAGCGCGAGATGCCCAGGGTCTTCGGGGAGAGTCGGGCACAGCCACTGTTCTGATCACGCTGGAAGACATCAATGACAACTTCCCCATCTTTACTCAGT CCACATACACATTTACGGTGCCTGAAGACATCCGTGTGGGCAACCCCTTGGGCTTTCTGTCTGTCATGGACCCAGATGAGCCTCAGAACCGGATGACCAAGTACAGCATCATGCAGGGCGAGTACAGGGACACCTTCACCATTGAGACAGACCCCAACCGTAATGAGGGTATCATCAAGCCTACAAAG CCCCTGGACTACGAGCTCATCCAGCAGTACACATTCTACATCGAGGCCACGGACCCCACTGTCAGACTAGGATACCTGAGCAGCCCTGCTGGCAAAAACAAAGCCAAGATCACCATCAATGTCATGGACGTGGACGAGCCCCCTGTCTTCCAGCGACGCTTCTATCACTTCCAGCTGCCGGAAAACCAGAAGAAACCCCGGATAGGCACTGTGGTGGCCAAAGACCCTGACAAGGCTCAGCGCAACATTGG ATACTCCATCCGCAAGACCAGTGACAGAGGGCAGTTCTTCCGAATAACCAAACATGGGGACATCTACAATGAGAAAGAACTGGACAGAGAAACCCACCCCTGGTACAACCTGACTGTGGAGGCCAATGAACTGGATTCTAGAG GTAACCCCGTAGGTAAAGAATCCATTGTGCAGGTTCACATTGAAGTCTTGGATGAGAACGACAACCCCCCGGAATTTGCCCAGCCCTATGAACCTAAAGTGTGTGAGAATGCAGCCCAGGGCCAG CTGGTAATACAGATCTCCGCAACAGACAAGGATGTAACGCCACCAAACACAAAGTTTAAGTTTGCCCTGAAGACCGAGGACAGCAACTTCACCCTCATCAACAACCACG ACAATACCGCCAACATCACAGTCAAGTATGGGCAGTTTGATCGGGAGCATGCCAAGTTCCACTACCTACCGGTGCTCATCTCTGACAATGGGGTGCCCAGCCTGACTGGAACCAGCACGCTAACAGTGGCTGTGTGCAAATGCAATGAACAAGGCGAGTTCACCTTCTGTGAGGAGATGGCCGCCCAGGCAGGCGTCAGCATCCAAGCGCTGGTAGCCatctttctctgcatcctcaccaTCACAG TGATCACCCTGCTCATCATCCTGAGGCGGCGGCTCCGGAAGCAGGCTCACGCACATAGCAAGAGCGCACTTGAGATTCACGAGCAATTGGTCACCTACGACGAGGAGGGAGGCGGCGAGATGGACACCACCAGTTACGACGTGTCGGTGCTCAACTCTGTACGCGGCGGCGGCACCACCAAGCCCCTGCGGTCCACCATGGACGCCCGGCCGGCCGTGTATTCCGCAGTGCAGAAGCCGCCGCGGCTGGGGCCCGGGTCGCTTGGCGGGCCCAGGGAGATGGCCACCATGATCGAGGTGAAGAAAGACGAGGCAGACAATGACGGCGGTGGCCCCCCCTACGACACGCTGCACATCTACGGCTACGAGGGCTCAGAGTCCATCGCAGAGTCGCTCAGCTCCTTGACCACCAATTCCTCCGACTCTGACGTCGACTATGACTTCCTCAATGActggggacccaggttcaagatGCTGGCGGAGCTGTACGGCTCAGATCCCCGGGATGAACTGATGATCATCTAA